In one Silene latifolia isolate original U9 population chromosome 10, ASM4854445v1, whole genome shotgun sequence genomic region, the following are encoded:
- the LOC141606772 gene encoding receptor-like protein EIX2 isoform X2, which translates to MNHLSSWIGGDCCQWHGVTCDNVTHNVIKLNLRSQPPHYYDDNSNGITCMPDYEVSMVSSGVSPALLDLKLLTHLDLSGNNFSGSQIPEFIGSLRHLRYLNLSSAGFFGPFPPQLGNLTNLVHLDLHVFYPCIEHTLLYGQDLGWASGLLKLQSLYISNQNLSRAHDTFKVLMALPSLSALSLTHCALHNSHLSEALISNTSNSFFPTLQHLDLRWNGFEGSLPPVLKNMVSLRSLYLSNNQFNGSVPQWLRALSRLEVLDLSLNGFSYVEGGVMGIMGNPCNLKHLDLSKNYISQGDILESFMSLSGCDAFELQYLNLSLNKMNGSLPSSLGQLTNLKYLDLGYNKMNGSLPSSLGQLTNLNYLDLSYNEFIGQVPASFVNLSGLKFLYLPKNKLSGLFPDFIGHLTQIEVLDISSNSLQGTVFGIGNLSKLWYLDMNFNHLNLNLDSSFKWRPPFQLQVFNVHSCVINTVFPQWLKNQTQIAFLDLSYTGISGELPGWLWNLSSLQMIHLSGNQLTGSLPQHIACDGPYNSCNIWWLDLHDNLLTGTIPKWLGHLETVEMIDLSSNQLTGEIYDGNNGSSLFNIWNSLWMLDLSDNMLSGEIQFGKVLPNTSLQILSLRGNHFDGPIRSQLCEVKSLLVLELAQNRLTGHIPRCLGSIGFDYILVIVNAPDIQIIEIVKGIVEVSTGTIGGQSIIDLSSNYLVGTIPEELTNIYALFALNLSYNHLTGYIPENIGNLKKVESLDLSNNHLSGTIPQSLSSISWLSKLNLSNNHLHGPIPAGRQLQTLDDPSIYANNSGLCGFPLLNNCTEFDSPSRHAAGKDDVDKEDKYDKMWFILAVMSGVATGFWGVVGTLVIKRSWRQAYFRYVEDLGDRIYVPVKVRVNRFKRRFNENL; encoded by the exons ATGAACCACCTTTCGTCATGGATTGGTGGAGATTGTTGTCAATGGCACGGAGTTACCTGCGACAACGTCACTCACAATGTCATCAAGTTGAATCTCCGCAGTCAGCCGCCACATTATTATGACGATAATTCCAATGGTATTACTTGTATGCCCGATTATGAAGTTTCCATGGTATCTTCTGGAGTAAGTCCGGCTTTGCTCGACCTCAAGCTCCTAACTCACTTGGACTTAAGCGGGAACAACTTTTCtggaagtcaaattccagaatTCATAGGATCTTTGAGGCACTTAAGGTATCTTAATCTTTCTTCAGCTGGCTTTTTTGGGCCCTTTCCCCCTCAACTTGGCAACCTCACAAATCTGGTACACCTTGATCTTCATGTTTTTTATCCTTGCATTGAACACACTCTTTTATATGGTCAAGATTTAGGATGGGCATCTGGTCTTTTAAAATTGCAGTCTCTTTACATTAGCAACCAAAACCTGTCCCGAGCACACGACACTTTTAAAGTTCTCATGGCACTTCCTTCTCTTTCAGCACTTAGCCTAACTCATTGCGCTTTACATAATTCGCATTTATCCGAGGCATTAATATCAAATACTTCTAATTCATTTTTCCCCACTCTCCAACATCTTGATCTTCGGTGGAATGGCTTTGAAGGTTCTCTTCCGCCTGTTCTTAAAAATATGGTTTCCCTTCGATCCCTTTATCTCAGTAACAACCAATTTAACGGGTCAGTTCCGCAATGGCTTAGAGCCCTGTCCCGCCTTGAAGTACTTGATTTGAGTTTGAATGGCTTTAGTTATGTGGAAGGTGGGGTTATGGGAATTATGGGAAATCCTTGCAACTTGAAACACTTGGATTTGTCCAAAAATTATATTTCTCAAGGGGATATTTTAGAGTCTTTTATGAGTTTATCTGGTTGTGATGCTTTTGAGTTACAATACCTTAATCTAAGTCTTAATAAGATGAATGGTAGTTTGCCATCTTCATTGGGACAACTCACAAACTTGAAATACCTTGATCTAGGTTATAATAAGATGAATGGTAGTTTGCCGTCTTCGCTTGGACAACTCACAAACTTAAATTACCTCGATCTTTCATACAATGAGTTCATAGGTCAAGTTCCAGCAtcttttgtcaatttgtcagGTCTGAAGTTTTTGTATTTGCCCAAAAATAAATTGAGCGGATTGTTTCCAGATTTTATAGGACATTTAACTCAGATAGAGGTCCTTGACATATCATCGAACTCCCTCCAAGGTACTGTCTTTGGCATTGGTAACCTCTCGAAATTGTGGTATTTGGATATGAATTTCAACCATCTTAATCTCAATCTCGACTCGAGTTTCAAATGGCGACCTCCTTTTCAACTCCAAGTTTTTAATGTTCATTCTTGTGTGATAAACACGGTGTTTCCTCAATGGTTAAAGAATCAAACTCAGATTGCGTTTTTGGATCTTTCCTATACTGGCATCTCAGGAGAATTGCCCGGATGGCTATGGAACTTGAGCTCTCTTCAAATGATACATCTTTCAGGCAATCAACTTACAG GATCCTTGCCACAACATATAGCTTGTGATGGACCTTATAATAGCTGTAACATCTGGTGGCTGGACCTTCACGACAACTTGCTTACCGGGACAATACCTAAATGGCTGGGCCATTTAGAAACTGTTGAAATGATAGATTTGTCCTCTAATCAGCTAACAGGGGAAATCTATGATGGAAATAATGGTTCATCACTTTTTAATATTTGGAACTCCTTATGGATGCTTGACCTCAGTGACAACATGCTGTCCGGTGAGATACAATTTGGAAAGGTACTGCCGAATACTTCGTTGCAAATCCTCAGTCTACGAGGAAATCATTTTGATGGGCCCATTCGCTCACAACTTTGCGAAGTCAAGTCTCTGTTAGTATTGGAACTGGCCCAGAATCGTTTGACAGGGCACATTCCTCGCTGTCTAGGGTCCATTGGATTTGACTATATTCTAGTAATCGTTAATGCTCCGGATATACAAATTATAGAAATTGTCAAGGGAATTGTTGAAGTAAGCACTGGAACAATAGGGGGTCAGTCCATAATCGACCTCTCAAGCAATTATTTAGTAGGCACAATACCCGAGGAGCTCACCAACATATACGCATTGTTTGCGTTGAACTTGTCATATAATCATCTAACAGGTTACATTCCAGAAAATATAGGCAACCTGAAGAAGGTCGAATCTTTGGACTTGTCGAATAACCATCTTTCAGGGACTATACCTCAGAGTTTGTCTTCCATATCATGGCTAAGCAAGTTGAATTTGTCCAACAACCACCTACATGGCCCAATTCCCGCGGGTAGGCAACTCCAAACTCTTGACGACCCATCTATCTATGCGAACAATTCTGGTTTATGTGGGTTTCCTTTGCTGAACAATTGCACTGAATTTGACTCGCCATCGAGGCATGCTGCCGGAAAAGATGATGTTGACAAAGAAGATAAATATGATAAGATGTGGTTCATCCTAGCCGTAATGTCAGGTGTTGCTACCGGATTTTGGGGCGTGGTCGGAACTCTGGTGATAAAGAGGAGTTGGAGACAAGCTTATTTTCGCTATGTAGAGGATCTTGGCGATAGAATTTATGTGCCGGTGAAAGTGAGGGTGAACAGGTTCAAGAGGAGGTTCAATGAGAATTTATAA
- the LOC141606772 gene encoding receptor-like protein EIX2 isoform X1 has translation MSTFPKSVFHASLCVHGLIRCKKHELEALLTFKHSFTEDPMNHLSSWIGGDCCQWHGVTCDNVTHNVIKLNLRSQPPHYYDDNSNGITCMPDYEVSMVSSGVSPALLDLKLLTHLDLSGNNFSGSQIPEFIGSLRHLRYLNLSSAGFFGPFPPQLGNLTNLVHLDLHVFYPCIEHTLLYGQDLGWASGLLKLQSLYISNQNLSRAHDTFKVLMALPSLSALSLTHCALHNSHLSEALISNTSNSFFPTLQHLDLRWNGFEGSLPPVLKNMVSLRSLYLSNNQFNGSVPQWLRALSRLEVLDLSLNGFSYVEGGVMGIMGNPCNLKHLDLSKNYISQGDILESFMSLSGCDAFELQYLNLSLNKMNGSLPSSLGQLTNLKYLDLGYNKMNGSLPSSLGQLTNLNYLDLSYNEFIGQVPASFVNLSGLKFLYLPKNKLSGLFPDFIGHLTQIEVLDISSNSLQGTVFGIGNLSKLWYLDMNFNHLNLNLDSSFKWRPPFQLQVFNVHSCVINTVFPQWLKNQTQIAFLDLSYTGISGELPGWLWNLSSLQMIHLSGNQLTGSLPQHIACDGPYNSCNIWWLDLHDNLLTGTIPKWLGHLETVEMIDLSSNQLTGEIYDGNNGSSLFNIWNSLWMLDLSDNMLSGEIQFGKVLPNTSLQILSLRGNHFDGPIRSQLCEVKSLLVLELAQNRLTGHIPRCLGSIGFDYILVIVNAPDIQIIEIVKGIVEVSTGTIGGQSIIDLSSNYLVGTIPEELTNIYALFALNLSYNHLTGYIPENIGNLKKVESLDLSNNHLSGTIPQSLSSISWLSKLNLSNNHLHGPIPAGRQLQTLDDPSIYANNSGLCGFPLLNNCTEFDSPSRHAAGKDDVDKEDKYDKMWFILAVMSGVATGFWGVVGTLVIKRSWRQAYFRYVEDLGDRIYVPVKVRVNRFKRRFNENL, from the exons ATGAGTACTTTCCCAAAATCA GTGTTCCATGCATCACTATGTGTACATGGCCTCATAAGGTGCAAAAAGCATGAACTAGAAGCTTTGTTAACGTTCAAACACAGCTTCACCGAAGATCCTATGAACCACCTTTCGTCATGGATTGGTGGAGATTGTTGTCAATGGCACGGAGTTACCTGCGACAACGTCACTCACAATGTCATCAAGTTGAATCTCCGCAGTCAGCCGCCACATTATTATGACGATAATTCCAATGGTATTACTTGTATGCCCGATTATGAAGTTTCCATGGTATCTTCTGGAGTAAGTCCGGCTTTGCTCGACCTCAAGCTCCTAACTCACTTGGACTTAAGCGGGAACAACTTTTCtggaagtcaaattccagaatTCATAGGATCTTTGAGGCACTTAAGGTATCTTAATCTTTCTTCAGCTGGCTTTTTTGGGCCCTTTCCCCCTCAACTTGGCAACCTCACAAATCTGGTACACCTTGATCTTCATGTTTTTTATCCTTGCATTGAACACACTCTTTTATATGGTCAAGATTTAGGATGGGCATCTGGTCTTTTAAAATTGCAGTCTCTTTACATTAGCAACCAAAACCTGTCCCGAGCACACGACACTTTTAAAGTTCTCATGGCACTTCCTTCTCTTTCAGCACTTAGCCTAACTCATTGCGCTTTACATAATTCGCATTTATCCGAGGCATTAATATCAAATACTTCTAATTCATTTTTCCCCACTCTCCAACATCTTGATCTTCGGTGGAATGGCTTTGAAGGTTCTCTTCCGCCTGTTCTTAAAAATATGGTTTCCCTTCGATCCCTTTATCTCAGTAACAACCAATTTAACGGGTCAGTTCCGCAATGGCTTAGAGCCCTGTCCCGCCTTGAAGTACTTGATTTGAGTTTGAATGGCTTTAGTTATGTGGAAGGTGGGGTTATGGGAATTATGGGAAATCCTTGCAACTTGAAACACTTGGATTTGTCCAAAAATTATATTTCTCAAGGGGATATTTTAGAGTCTTTTATGAGTTTATCTGGTTGTGATGCTTTTGAGTTACAATACCTTAATCTAAGTCTTAATAAGATGAATGGTAGTTTGCCATCTTCATTGGGACAACTCACAAACTTGAAATACCTTGATCTAGGTTATAATAAGATGAATGGTAGTTTGCCGTCTTCGCTTGGACAACTCACAAACTTAAATTACCTCGATCTTTCATACAATGAGTTCATAGGTCAAGTTCCAGCAtcttttgtcaatttgtcagGTCTGAAGTTTTTGTATTTGCCCAAAAATAAATTGAGCGGATTGTTTCCAGATTTTATAGGACATTTAACTCAGATAGAGGTCCTTGACATATCATCGAACTCCCTCCAAGGTACTGTCTTTGGCATTGGTAACCTCTCGAAATTGTGGTATTTGGATATGAATTTCAACCATCTTAATCTCAATCTCGACTCGAGTTTCAAATGGCGACCTCCTTTTCAACTCCAAGTTTTTAATGTTCATTCTTGTGTGATAAACACGGTGTTTCCTCAATGGTTAAAGAATCAAACTCAGATTGCGTTTTTGGATCTTTCCTATACTGGCATCTCAGGAGAATTGCCCGGATGGCTATGGAACTTGAGCTCTCTTCAAATGATACATCTTTCAGGCAATCAACTTACAG GATCCTTGCCACAACATATAGCTTGTGATGGACCTTATAATAGCTGTAACATCTGGTGGCTGGACCTTCACGACAACTTGCTTACCGGGACAATACCTAAATGGCTGGGCCATTTAGAAACTGTTGAAATGATAGATTTGTCCTCTAATCAGCTAACAGGGGAAATCTATGATGGAAATAATGGTTCATCACTTTTTAATATTTGGAACTCCTTATGGATGCTTGACCTCAGTGACAACATGCTGTCCGGTGAGATACAATTTGGAAAGGTACTGCCGAATACTTCGTTGCAAATCCTCAGTCTACGAGGAAATCATTTTGATGGGCCCATTCGCTCACAACTTTGCGAAGTCAAGTCTCTGTTAGTATTGGAACTGGCCCAGAATCGTTTGACAGGGCACATTCCTCGCTGTCTAGGGTCCATTGGATTTGACTATATTCTAGTAATCGTTAATGCTCCGGATATACAAATTATAGAAATTGTCAAGGGAATTGTTGAAGTAAGCACTGGAACAATAGGGGGTCAGTCCATAATCGACCTCTCAAGCAATTATTTAGTAGGCACAATACCCGAGGAGCTCACCAACATATACGCATTGTTTGCGTTGAACTTGTCATATAATCATCTAACAGGTTACATTCCAGAAAATATAGGCAACCTGAAGAAGGTCGAATCTTTGGACTTGTCGAATAACCATCTTTCAGGGACTATACCTCAGAGTTTGTCTTCCATATCATGGCTAAGCAAGTTGAATTTGTCCAACAACCACCTACATGGCCCAATTCCCGCGGGTAGGCAACTCCAAACTCTTGACGACCCATCTATCTATGCGAACAATTCTGGTTTATGTGGGTTTCCTTTGCTGAACAATTGCACTGAATTTGACTCGCCATCGAGGCATGCTGCCGGAAAAGATGATGTTGACAAAGAAGATAAATATGATAAGATGTGGTTCATCCTAGCCGTAATGTCAGGTGTTGCTACCGGATTTTGGGGCGTGGTCGGAACTCTGGTGATAAAGAGGAGTTGGAGACAAGCTTATTTTCGCTATGTAGAGGATCTTGGCGATAGAATTTATGTGCCGGTGAAAGTGAGGGTGAACAGGTTCAAGAGGAGGTTCAATGAGAATTTATAA